The following are encoded together in the Parabacteroides chongii genome:
- a CDS encoding glycosyltransferase family 4 protein: MKVLMFGWEFPPKIYGGLAVASYGITKGLSLQGDVETTFCLPKPTGEEEGFLNIIGMNQVPVVWRDVDYNYLKSRLPHYMTPEQYYAFRDHIYADFSHMHVNDLGCMEFAGGYPGNLHDEINNFSIIAGVIARQQQFDIIHAHDWLTYPAGVHAKLVSGKPLCIHVHATDFDRSRGKVNPTVYAMEKNGMDHADCIMCVSELTRQTVIREYHQDPRKCFAMHNAVYPLSQELLDIPRPEHPKEKVVTFLGRITMQKGPEYFVEAAALVLKRSRNIRFVMAGSGDMLNAMINMAAERGIADRFHFPGFQRGRQVYEAYKNSDVFVMPSVSEPFGIAPLEAMQCGTPSIISKQSGCGEILDKVIKTDYWDINAMADAIYSICTNESLFKYLQEEGKKEVDSITWEKVGLRIRALYEDVLKNYGK, encoded by the coding sequence ATGAAAGTATTAATGTTTGGATGGGAATTTCCTCCCAAAATATATGGTGGTCTTGCAGTTGCATCTTATGGTATCACTAAAGGATTGAGTTTGCAGGGAGATGTGGAAACGACTTTCTGTCTTCCGAAGCCGACCGGAGAAGAAGAAGGCTTTTTGAACATCATAGGTATGAATCAGGTACCTGTTGTGTGGCGTGATGTTGATTATAATTATCTCAAGTCGCGACTGCCTCATTATATGACCCCGGAACAGTATTATGCTTTCCGCGACCATATTTATGCCGATTTCTCTCACATGCATGTCAATGATCTGGGATGTATGGAGTTTGCCGGAGGTTATCCGGGGAATCTTCATGACGAGATCAATAATTTTTCTATCATAGCCGGTGTTATTGCGCGACAGCAGCAATTCGATATCATTCATGCACATGACTGGTTGACCTATCCGGCAGGCGTACACGCCAAATTAGTGAGCGGGAAACCTTTGTGTATCCATGTTCATGCTACCGATTTCGACCGTTCACGCGGAAAGGTGAATCCAACCGTATATGCGATGGAGAAGAACGGTATGGATCATGCAGATTGTATCATGTGTGTATCGGAACTGACTCGTCAGACGGTTATCCGTGAATATCACCAGGATCCTCGTAAATGTTTTGCTATGCACAATGCGGTTTATCCGCTTTCGCAGGAATTGCTGGATATACCTCGTCCGGAGCATCCGAAAGAAAAAGTGGTTACGTTCCTTGGACGTATTACCATGCAGAAAGGACCGGAATACTTTGTTGAAGCAGCGGCTTTAGTGTTGAAGCGTTCACGCAACATTCGCTTCGTAATGGCGGGTTCGGGTGATATGCTGAATGCCATGATCAATATGGCTGCCGAACGTGGTATTGCCGACCGTTTCCATTTCCCGGGTTTCCAGCGCGGACGCCAGGTGTATGAAGCGTATAAAAACAGTGATGTGTTCGTGATGCCTTCCGTTTCCGAACCTTTTGGTATTGCTCCGTTGGAAGCTATGCAGTGCGGAACGCCTTCTATTATCTCAAAGCAGTCCGGATGCGGTGAAATTCTTGATAAAGTGATTAAAACGGATTATTGGGATATCAATGCAATGGCCGATGCTATTTATTCTATTTGTACGAACGAGTCTCTTTTCAAATATCTTCAGGAAGAAGGAAAGAAGGAGGTCGACAGCATTACATGGGAAAAAGTCGGTTTGCGAATCCGCGCACTTTACGAGGATGTTTTAAAGAATTACGGTAAATAA
- a CDS encoding glycogen debranching enzyme N-terminal domain-containing protein, which produces MSYLKFDKTLMTNLEESLPREILRTNRSGAYHCTTIADCNTRKYHGLLVIPVPELDDENHVLLSSLDETVIQHGAEFNLGLHKYQGDNYSPNGHKYIREFECEKVPTTIYRVGGVVLKKEKLFVHHENRILIRYTLLDAHSATTLRLRPFLAFRSVRQYTHENAQASREYQVVTNGIKTCMYPGYPELYMQLNKKNEFHFQPDWYRGIEYPKEQERGYDFNEDLYVPGYFEVDIKKGESVVFSGGVSETNTRALKKTFEEEMEERTPRDTFKHCLINAAHQFLNKQGGEYYILAGYPWFKCRARDMFISLPGLTLAIDEKSKYEVVMETARKAVYAFMNNEPSDLRIYEMEHPDILLWAVWCIQQYAKMVSRDACREKYGVLLEDIMAFIRSNKHPNLSLLDNGLLYARGTEKAVTWMNSTVNDRPVIPRTGFVVEINTLWYNALRFTGELLGEAGNENLSTELSALAERSGKSFVETFLNEYGYLLDYVDGNMMDWSVRPNMIFAVAFDYSPLNASQKKGVLDIVTKELLTPKGLRSLSPKSGGYNPNYVGAQIQRDYAYHQGTAWPWLAGFYFEAYLRIYKMSALGFIERYLIGYEDEMSSHCIGSISELFDGNPPFKGRGAVSFAMNVAEILRVLYLLSKYNY; this is translated from the coding sequence ATGAGTTATCTTAAATTTGACAAGACTCTTATGACAAACCTGGAGGAGTCTCTACCCAGGGAGATTCTTCGTACGAATCGTTCGGGAGCCTATCACTGCACAACTATCGCGGATTGTAACACGCGAAAGTATCATGGATTACTTGTCATTCCGGTGCCAGAACTAGATGATGAAAACCATGTGTTGTTATCATCGTTGGATGAAACAGTTATACAACATGGGGCTGAATTTAATTTAGGTCTTCATAAGTATCAGGGTGATAATTATAGTCCGAACGGACATAAGTACATCCGTGAGTTTGAATGTGAGAAAGTGCCGACCACTATCTATAGGGTAGGTGGAGTTGTTTTGAAAAAAGAAAAGCTTTTTGTTCATCACGAAAACCGAATTTTGATTCGATATACGCTGCTGGATGCACATTCTGCTACAACGTTGCGCTTACGTCCGTTTTTGGCGTTTCGCAGTGTACGTCAGTATACGCACGAGAATGCCCAGGCCAGTCGTGAGTATCAGGTTGTCACAAACGGTATCAAGACATGTATGTATCCGGGATATCCCGAATTGTATATGCAGTTAAATAAAAAGAATGAGTTTCATTTTCAACCGGACTGGTATCGAGGTATCGAATATCCGAAAGAGCAGGAGAGAGGATATGATTTTAATGAAGATCTCTATGTGCCCGGATATTTTGAAGTAGATATAAAGAAAGGTGAAAGTGTCGTTTTCTCCGGCGGTGTTTCCGAGACGAATACACGTGCGTTGAAAAAGACATTTGAAGAAGAGATGGAAGAGCGTACTCCGCGCGACACATTCAAACATTGTCTGATCAATGCTGCCCACCAATTTTTGAATAAGCAAGGTGGTGAATATTATATCCTGGCCGGTTATCCCTGGTTCAAGTGCCGCGCTCGCGACATGTTTATATCTTTGCCGGGACTGACGCTGGCTATCGACGAAAAGTCTAAATATGAAGTCGTGATGGAAACAGCCCGTAAAGCTGTGTATGCTTTCATGAATAATGAGCCAAGCGACCTGAGAATCTATGAAATGGAGCATCCTGACATTTTGCTTTGGGCTGTGTGGTGTATCCAGCAGTATGCTAAAATGGTGTCGCGTGATGCATGTCGTGAGAAATACGGTGTATTGTTGGAAGATATCATGGCATTTATTCGCAGCAACAAACATCCTAATTTGTCTTTACTCGACAACGGTTTGCTGTATGCTCGCGGAACGGAGAAGGCCGTTACATGGATGAACTCTACCGTCAACGACCGGCCTGTAATACCGAGAACTGGTTTTGTCGTAGAAATAAATACTTTATGGTATAACGCCCTACGCTTTACCGGTGAATTACTGGGCGAAGCCGGAAATGAAAATTTAAGCACAGAATTGTCTGCTTTGGCAGAAAGAAGCGGCAAGTCGTTTGTGGAAACATTTTTGAACGAGTACGGTTATTTATTAGACTATGTGGATGGAAATATGATGGACTGGAGTGTACGTCCTAATATGATATTTGCCGTAGCTTTTGATTACTCTCCTTTGAATGCCAGTCAGAAAAAAGGAGTGCTTGATATTGTAACGAAGGAATTGCTTACGCCAAAAGGTCTTCGTTCGTTGAGTCCGAAGAGCGGAGGTTATAATCCGAATTATGTAGGTGCTCAGATTCAGCGCGATTATGCTTATCATCAGGGTACTGCATGGCCTTGGTTGGCAGGTTTTTATTTCGAAGCTTATCTTCGTATTTATAAAATGAGTGCCCTGGGCTTTATTGAACGCTATTTGATTGGTTATGAAGATGAAATGTCATCTCACTGTATCGGTTCTATTTCAGAACTGTTTGATGGTAATCCTCCTTTCAAAGGACGCGGTGCTGTTTCTTTTGCTATGAATGTGGCAGAAATATTGCGAGTGTTATATTTATTGAGTAAATACAATTATTAA
- a CDS encoding M3 family metallopeptidase, giving the protein MTQTVNNPFFQRYNTPFGTPPFNEIKTAHYEPAFEEGIRQLDQEIQDIANNNQPATFENTIVALERSGKLLDKVSSAFFNILNAEADDEMMDISQRVSPKLSESSNNIFLNEKLFARVKTVYEQKEQLALSPEDAKLLEDTFESFSVRGANLSADDKEKYRKLSTDLSVLSLTFDQNALKDKNRYELLLTDEKDLAGLPESIREAAAHRAKEKGKEGWLFNLTAPSYVPFMRYSALRPLRETMYREYMSVGNKGDEYDNKELIRRIVNIRLEIARLMGHSTYAEYSLKRTMAKTPANVYHLLEQLLEAYKPVAVNEYNAVQGFAMGAEKENITVMPWDWSYYSEKLKDIRFNVNDEMTRPYFELNNVKNGVFGLATQLYGITFKENKEIPVYHPEVDAYEVYDADGKFLSILYTDFHPRDGKQSGAWMNSIKEQYSEADGNDSRPQIIIVMNFTRPTETKPSLLTFDEVNTLLHEFGHALHGMLAKGKYASLSGTNVYRDFVELPSQLMENWLTEKEFLDQIAVHYETGEKIPQELIRKLVDASNFNTGYFCCRQLSFGMLDMAWHTQTEPFEGDVIAFEKQAWARTVIVPEVPGTLMSSSFGHIFSGGYAAGYYGYKWAEVLDADAFSVFKKNGIFNRETARSFRENILSKGGTEDPAVLYKRFRGQEPTIDALLIRNGIKQAEPKANGN; this is encoded by the coding sequence ATGACACAGACAGTAAATAATCCATTCTTTCAAAGATACAATACCCCTTTCGGAACTCCGCCTTTCAACGAAATAAAGACGGCTCATTACGAACCGGCTTTTGAGGAAGGCATCCGGCAACTGGATCAGGAAATACAGGATATTGCCAATAACAACCAACCTGCTACTTTTGAGAATACAATTGTAGCCCTGGAGCGTAGCGGCAAACTACTGGACAAAGTGAGTTCGGCCTTTTTTAATATACTCAATGCAGAAGCAGATGACGAAATGATGGATATTTCACAAAGAGTATCCCCAAAGCTGTCGGAAAGCTCCAACAATATATTTCTCAATGAAAAATTATTCGCACGGGTAAAAACTGTTTACGAACAGAAAGAACAACTCGCTCTTTCGCCCGAAGATGCTAAATTACTGGAAGATACTTTCGAATCATTTTCTGTTCGCGGTGCCAACCTGAGCGCGGATGATAAAGAGAAATACCGCAAACTCAGTACAGACCTGAGCGTACTATCCCTGACTTTCGATCAAAACGCGCTAAAAGATAAAAACAGGTATGAATTACTCCTTACCGATGAAAAAGACCTGGCAGGACTGCCCGAAAGCATACGTGAAGCTGCGGCCCACCGGGCAAAAGAGAAAGGGAAAGAAGGTTGGCTGTTTAACCTGACTGCTCCCAGCTACGTTCCATTCATGCGCTACTCGGCTTTACGCCCGTTACGCGAAACGATGTACCGGGAATATATGAGTGTCGGAAACAAAGGCGATGAATATGACAACAAAGAACTCATTCGCCGGATCGTCAATATCCGGCTGGAAATAGCCCGGCTGATGGGACACAGCACATACGCCGAATATTCGCTTAAAAGAACAATGGCTAAAACGCCAGCCAATGTTTACCATTTACTGGAACAATTGCTGGAGGCCTATAAACCGGTTGCCGTCAACGAATACAATGCCGTGCAAGGTTTTGCCATGGGAGCTGAAAAGGAGAACATCACCGTTATGCCCTGGGACTGGAGCTATTATTCCGAAAAACTGAAAGATATCCGTTTCAATGTAAACGATGAGATGACGCGCCCGTACTTCGAACTGAACAATGTTAAAAACGGAGTATTCGGACTTGCCACACAGTTATACGGTATCACTTTCAAGGAAAACAAGGAAATACCCGTTTACCATCCGGAAGTCGATGCCTACGAAGTATATGATGCCGACGGTAAGTTTCTCTCCATCCTGTATACCGACTTCCATCCGCGCGACGGGAAACAATCGGGAGCCTGGATGAACAGCATCAAGGAACAATATAGCGAGGCCGACGGTAATGACAGCCGTCCCCAGATCATCATCGTGATGAACTTCACGCGCCCGACGGAGACCAAACCGTCTCTATTGACTTTCGATGAAGTAAATACACTTTTGCATGAATTCGGACATGCCTTGCACGGAATGCTGGCCAAAGGAAAATATGCCAGCCTTTCCGGAACCAATGTGTACCGTGATTTTGTCGAACTCCCATCCCAGTTGATGGAAAACTGGTTGACGGAAAAAGAATTTCTAGATCAGATCGCCGTACATTACGAAACGGGAGAAAAGATACCGCAGGAACTTATCCGTAAACTGGTCGATGCTTCTAATTTCAACACAGGGTATTTCTGTTGCCGCCAGTTAAGTTTCGGCATGCTCGATATGGCATGGCATACACAGACGGAACCGTTTGAAGGAGATGTGATCGCTTTCGAAAAACAGGCATGGGCACGCACCGTTATTGTCCCTGAAGTCCCGGGTACATTGATGAGCAGCAGTTTCGGACATATCTTCTCCGGAGGATACGCTGCCGGGTATTACGGATACAAATGGGCTGAAGTACTGGATGCCGACGCATTCTCCGTCTTCAAGAAAAACGGGATATTCAACCGCGAAACAGCCCGGTCATTCCGGGAAAATATCCTTTCCAAAGGAGGAACGGAAGACCCGGCAGTCTTGTATAAACGTTTCCGCGGACAGGAACCGACCATCGACGCACTGCTCATCAGAAACGGCATCAAACAGGCTGAACCGAAAGCGAATGGCAATTGA
- a CDS encoding dCMP deaminase family protein, producing MCEKTEKQYELDKRYLRMAAVWAENSYCKRRQVGALIVKDQMIISDGYNGTPAGFENVCEDENNVTKPYVLHAEANAITKVAASSNSSKGATIYVTSAPCIECAKLIIQSGIKRVVYSEKYRMEDGCNLLQRAGISIDYIDINE from the coding sequence ATGTGCGAAAAAACAGAGAAGCAATATGAACTGGATAAACGTTATCTGAGAATGGCTGCAGTCTGGGCCGAAAATTCATATTGCAAACGGCGACAGGTCGGTGCACTGATAGTTAAGGACCAGATGATTATTTCCGATGGATACAACGGAACACCTGCCGGTTTTGAAAATGTCTGTGAAGATGAAAACAATGTAACCAAACCCTATGTGTTACATGCGGAAGCGAATGCCATTACAAAAGTGGCAGCATCTTCTAACAGCAGCAAAGGAGCTACGATCTACGTGACTTCGGCACCTTGTATAGAATGTGCCAAACTGATCATCCAATCGGGCATTAAGCGTGTTGTATATTCAGAAAAATACCGGATGGAAGACGGATGTAATTTATTGCAGCGCGCCGGTATTAGTATAGATTATATTGATATAAACGAATAA
- a CDS encoding S41 family peptidase, translating to MDKNRRLTIWLPVIIAASIALGIFIGNNYLSLTQHGKRRMFSSGNKINAILDIIDEQYVDTVNMGKLVEGTIPKIFSELDPHSVYIPAEDATIVNEDLEGSFSGIGVSFNMQTDTILVISVIPKGPAEKAGLLPFDRIITINDSIYSGNNTSQAKIMRTLRGAKNSTVKLGVKRGGVPDLLYFDVTRGDVPVNSVDVSYEVSKGIGYIKVSKFGRTTYNEFITAIAKLKEAGCSSFVIDLRGNTGGYMDAAINMVNEFMPEGRLIVYTEGKAFPRNDVYTNGTGTCKEAPIVVLTDEFSASASEIFSGAIQDNDRGLIVGRRTYGKGLVQSPIKLSDGSEIRLTIARYYTPSGRSIQKDYKLGDSADYDQDLYNRFIHGEFDSADSIKNTHTEKYHTMIGRTVYGGGGIMPDIFIPRDTSGITTYFTSIVNSGTLYLYVLEYSDQNREKLSSFKTYQDLYKYLQSQPLLYDFTNFAASKGIKKRPNLINISGKLIENQLQAYIVRNFFDEAGFYPIFLKDDPTLLRAIQIINEGKSIPTLEKKDADKGIARIQATPSKIHSLAKELVREDYTA from the coding sequence ATGGACAAAAACAGAAGGTTAACCATTTGGTTACCTGTTATCATTGCAGCAAGTATTGCCCTCGGTATCTTTATCGGGAACAATTATCTTTCTCTTACTCAACATGGCAAACGCCGGATGTTTTCCAGTGGAAATAAAATAAATGCCATACTCGATATTATCGACGAACAATATGTCGATACAGTCAATATGGGGAAGCTGGTGGAAGGCACAATACCTAAAATATTCAGCGAACTGGATCCTCACTCCGTTTATATTCCTGCCGAAGATGCAACGATCGTAAACGAAGACCTGGAAGGTTCATTCAGCGGTATCGGGGTTTCATTCAATATGCAGACAGATACTATCCTGGTGATCAGCGTCATCCCTAAAGGTCCAGCCGAAAAGGCCGGATTATTGCCGTTTGACCGTATCATCACGATTAACGACTCTATTTATTCCGGCAACAATACCAGCCAGGCGAAAATCATGCGTACCCTGCGCGGTGCGAAGAACAGCACGGTTAAGCTAGGCGTAAAGCGTGGAGGCGTTCCCGACCTGCTTTATTTTGATGTGACACGCGGCGACGTTCCGGTTAATTCCGTGGATGTTTCTTACGAAGTCAGCAAAGGTATCGGGTATATCAAAGTCAGCAAATTCGGACGGACAACCTATAACGAGTTTATCACGGCAATTGCCAAGCTGAAAGAAGCAGGATGCAGCTCCTTCGTTATCGACTTGCGCGGAAACACCGGCGGCTATATGGATGCTGCCATCAATATGGTCAACGAGTTCATGCCGGAAGGACGGCTCATCGTTTACACGGAAGGTAAAGCTTTCCCTAGAAACGACGTATATACCAATGGAACCGGCACCTGCAAGGAAGCTCCGATCGTTGTCCTGACAGACGAGTTCTCGGCTTCCGCCAGCGAAATCTTCTCCGGAGCTATTCAGGATAACGACCGTGGACTGATCGTCGGCCGCCGTACCTATGGAAAAGGCCTGGTTCAATCGCCGATCAAACTCAGCGACGGCTCTGAGATCAGGCTGACCATCGCCCGTTACTATACACCGTCGGGACGAAGCATCCAAAAAGATTATAAATTGGGAGACTCTGCCGACTATGACCAGGATTTGTATAACCGTTTCATTCATGGTGAATTTGATTCTGCCGACAGTATTAAAAATACGCACACAGAAAAGTATCACACCATGATCGGACGAACTGTATACGGCGGCGGCGGTATCATGCCGGATATTTTCATTCCGCGTGACACAAGTGGAATCACAACCTATTTCACCAGCATTGTGAACAGCGGAACACTTTACCTGTATGTTTTGGAATATTCTGATCAGAATCGTGAAAAGTTATCATCATTCAAGACTTATCAGGATCTGTACAAATATTTACAGTCTCAACCCTTGTTGTATGACTTCACGAACTTTGCAGCATCCAAAGGTATCAAGAAACGTCCGAACCTGATCAACATCTCCGGCAAACTGATTGAAAACCAACTGCAGGCCTATATCGTACGGAACTTCTTCGACGAAGCCGGATTCTATCCGATCTTCCTGAAAGACGATCCTACCTTACTTCGTGCCATCCAGATCATAAACGAAGGGAAATCCATTCCTACTTTAGAGAAAAAAGATGCAGACAAAGGAATTGCAAGAATCCAAGCAACACCTTCGAAAATACATAGCCTCGCTAAAGAGCTCGTACGAGAAGACTACACTGCTTGA
- a CDS encoding 5-formyltetrahydrofolate cyclo-ligase, producing MASLKSSYEKTTLLDFSDKIQMRLEETELFRQARCIALYNAIPGEVQTAGLLEKWFDKKQLLLPLVVGNDLRLLPYKGLDTLKPGAFGILEPIDPKTTVPETDIDLIIVPGVAFDRQLNRMGRGKGYYDRLLSTLQVPKIGICFDFQLQDMIPIEPFDKKMDMIITEKEVITG from the coding sequence ATAGCCTCGCTAAAGAGCTCGTACGAGAAGACTACACTGCTTGATTTTTCAGATAAAATACAGATGCGGCTGGAAGAGACTGAACTCTTCCGGCAGGCTCGCTGCATCGCTTTATACAATGCCATTCCCGGAGAAGTGCAGACTGCCGGTTTACTCGAAAAATGGTTTGATAAAAAACAACTTCTCCTGCCGTTAGTTGTCGGCAACGATCTGCGTTTATTACCTTACAAAGGTCTCGATACATTAAAACCCGGAGCTTTCGGCATTCTGGAACCGATCGATCCGAAAACGACAGTTCCGGAAACGGATATCGATCTGATTATTGTACCCGGCGTGGCATTCGACCGCCAATTGAACCGCATGGGACGCGGCAAAGGATATTACGACCGGTTATTATCAACTTTACAAGTGCCTAAAATTGGAATTTGTTTCGACTTTCAGCTACAGGACATGATTCCAATCGAACCTTTCGACAAGAAAATGGACATGATCATTACAGAAAAGGAAGTTATTACCGGATAA
- a CDS encoding DUF721 domain-containing protein → MKRKNTQAIGEVLRDFFEDNTELYEKILEIRVERAWKEVLGPMVMQYTRNIYVRDHILYVSLTSAVLRSELTLCRERLVKSLNEYAGATVIHDIIIR, encoded by the coding sequence ATGAAGCGGAAGAATACACAAGCAATCGGTGAAGTTCTGAGAGATTTCTTTGAAGATAATACGGAACTGTATGAAAAGATCCTGGAGATCAGGGTTGAACGTGCCTGGAAAGAGGTGCTCGGACCGATGGTTATGCAGTATACGCGCAATATATATGTACGCGATCATATATTATATGTATCGCTGACTTCTGCCGTATTGAGGAGTGAGCTTACTTTATGCCGTGAGCGGCTGGTGAAGAGCCTGAATGAATATGCCGGCGCAACTGTTATCCATGATATCATTATCCGGTAA
- the recF gene encoding DNA replication/repair protein RecF (All proteins in this family for which functions are known are DNA-binding proteins that assist the filamentation of RecA onto DNA for the initiation of recombination or recombinational repair.): protein MILKKLSILNYKNILQAEVAFSPKMNCFFGNNGMGKTNLLDVVHYLSFCKSHINTPDTQIINNDQDMCVIQGAYDYEGRTEEIFCAIRRRQRKQFKRNKKEYDKLSEHIGLLPLVMVSPADSDLIRGGSDERRRFLDLIISQQDKQYLHALIQYNKALLQRNVLLKNQSMDASLYEVLEMQMGMYGRMVFEKRQLLVESFIPIFNEYYQTICRSTERVGLRYISQLEEKDLSESLAANRERDRILGYTSNGIHKDELEMTLDENLIRRVGSQGQNKTYLIALKLAQFAFLAQKGNTTPILLLDDIFDKLDASRVAEIIKLVSGDGFGQIFITDTNRKYLDEILQAMNHDYALFKVEQGEVQPMEEAE, encoded by the coding sequence ATGATACTCAAAAAGCTTTCTATTCTCAATTATAAAAATATCCTTCAGGCGGAAGTCGCTTTCTCACCCAAAATGAATTGTTTCTTTGGAAATAATGGGATGGGGAAGACGAACCTGCTGGATGTGGTCCATTATCTTTCGTTTTGCAAGAGCCATATAAATACGCCTGATACACAGATCATCAACAACGATCAGGATATGTGTGTCATTCAGGGAGCGTATGATTATGAGGGAAGGACGGAGGAAATCTTCTGTGCTATCCGTCGTCGGCAGCGGAAACAGTTCAAACGGAATAAAAAGGAATATGATAAACTGTCCGAACATATCGGGTTGCTGCCTTTGGTTATGGTTTCACCGGCGGATTCGGATTTGATCCGGGGTGGAAGTGATGAACGCCGCCGCTTTCTAGACCTGATCATTTCTCAACAGGACAAACAATACCTGCATGCCCTGATACAATATAACAAAGCGTTGCTTCAACGGAATGTACTTCTCAAAAATCAAAGTATGGATGCCTCGTTGTATGAAGTGCTGGAAATGCAGATGGGAATGTACGGACGGATGGTTTTTGAAAAGAGGCAGTTGCTGGTCGAGAGTTTTATTCCTATCTTTAATGAATATTACCAGACGATCTGCCGTTCGACGGAACGGGTCGGTTTGCGTTATATCTCGCAGTTGGAGGAGAAAGATTTGTCGGAATCGCTGGCTGCCAACAGGGAACGTGACCGGATTTTAGGATATACTTCCAATGGAATACACAAGGATGAGCTGGAAATGACTTTGGATGAGAACCTGATTCGCAGGGTCGGCTCTCAGGGACAGAATAAGACGTACCTGATCGCTTTGAAGTTGGCTCAGTTTGCTTTTCTGGCTCAGAAAGGGAATACGACTCCGATCTTGTTGCTGGATGATATCTTTGACAAACTGGATGCCTCACGTGTGGCGGAGATCATTAAGCTGGTGAGCGGCGATGGTTTCGGGCAAATATTTATTACGGATACGAACCGTAAATATCTGGATGAAATATTGCAGGCGATGAATCATGACTATGCTTTGTTCAAAGTAGAACAAGGTGAAGTGCAACCTATGGAGGAGGCGGAATGA
- a CDS encoding tetratricopeptide repeat protein, with protein sequence MATKEKNTNTELEVEEIVSKSEQFIENNSKKIIYGIIAIALVVGAVLGIKHGYLIPQEKKAAAAMFKGEQYFAKDSFNLALNGNGADFDGFEGIIDQYGSTTSGNLAKAYAGICYFKMGDTEKALDKLKSFSGDDNMISPVIIGLIGDCYVNMGNIKEGISYFEKAAKKADNEVISPVYLKKAGIAYENQKQYSDAVKAYTTIKEKYFNSMEAADIDKYIARASAAK encoded by the coding sequence ATGGCTACTAAGGAAAAAAACACCAACACGGAGTTAGAAGTAGAAGAAATTGTTTCGAAGTCGGAACAGTTCATTGAAAACAATTCAAAAAAGATCATTTACGGAATTATAGCTATCGCACTCGTTGTTGGAGCTGTTTTAGGAATTAAACACGGTTATTTGATTCCCCAGGAAAAGAAAGCAGCCGCTGCTATGTTTAAAGGAGAACAGTATTTTGCTAAGGACTCTTTCAATTTGGCATTGAACGGTAATGGCGCCGACTTCGACGGTTTTGAAGGAATCATCGACCAATATGGAAGCACGACTTCCGGCAATTTGGCAAAAGCTTATGCAGGTATCTGCTATTTCAAAATGGGTGATACGGAAAAAGCTCTTGACAAACTGAAATCATTCAGCGGAGACGACAACATGATTTCTCCGGTTATCATCGGTCTGATCGGTGACTGTTATGTAAATATGGGTAACATCAAAGAAGGCATCAGTTATTTCGAAAAAGCTGCCAAGAAAGCAGACAACGAAGTGATCAGCCCGGTTTACCTGAAGAAAGCCGGTATCGCTTACGAAAACCAAAAACAGTATAGCGATGCAGTTAAAGCATACACGACTATCAAGGAAAAATATTTCAATTCAATGGAGGCTGCCGATATCGATAAGTATATCGCCCGCGCTTCTGCTGCTAAATAA
- the ribH gene encoding 6,7-dimethyl-8-ribityllumazine synthase, protein MATAYQNLSDYDFNSVPDGSEMTFGIVVAEWNKHITEKLLEGACNTLEKHGVKPENIYVKRVPGSFELTFGAKRMAETKDVNAVIVLGCVVRGDTPHFDYVCSGVTQGITELNLMYDIPFIFGLLTTDNMQQSEDRAGGKYGNKGDEAAVTALKMIHFSD, encoded by the coding sequence ATGGCTACAGCTTATCAAAATTTATCAGATTACGACTTCAACAGCGTTCCGGACGGCTCTGAAATGACCTTCGGTATTGTAGTCGCAGAGTGGAATAAGCACATCACAGAGAAATTACTGGAAGGTGCCTGCAACACACTGGAAAAACATGGCGTGAAACCGGAGAATATATATGTTAAACGTGTACCGGGTAGTTTTGAACTGACTTTCGGTGCAAAACGTATGGCTGAAACAAAAGATGTGAACGCTGTGATCGTTTTAGGATGCGTCGTGAGAGGCGACACTCCGCATTTTGATTATGTTTGCTCAGGCGTTACCCAAGGTATTACCGAACTGAATCTGATGTATGATATTCCATTCATTTTCGGTCTGTTAACTACTGACAACATGCAGCAATCAGAAGATCGTGCAGGCGGTAAGTACGGAAATAAAGGGGATGAAGCAGCAGTGACAGCATTAAAAATGATACATTTTTCTGACTAA